Proteins from one Candidatus Omnitrophota bacterium genomic window:
- a CDS encoding type II secretion system GspH family protein: MKHKGLTLIEIVVSVVLIGIALIALGTALVTGKHFIKRAENDGRALSIALSHKEELLSRSYDHADLCPGLFGSSCTQSNPVGSPVDGFFNWTTVVTNRRACNTGSTRCIPYKEIIAQVNYPEEAISGANSGITKRVTVKDIIPFPKVHLSEANTGVVTCDAAAGCEVLFGIGNETVVGSGGDSLSIDLPAYPVEKDLLVIYNIAINIELNGAGIQNADNIVTRSRIINNDSGAVTWSSMVTVTPIMSQAVINSVSRISIPAAGVNDPHTIEVRWYKQQNRGQISVKRSSLTVLAFERD, from the coding sequence ATGAAACATAAGGGATTAACCCTCATTGAGATAGTAGTTTCGGTAGTTTTAATCGGTATAGCTTTAATTGCTTTGGGAACAGCTTTAGTTACCGGAAAACACTTCATAAAAAGAGCTGAAAATGACGGCCGCGCTTTAAGCATAGCCTTGTCGCACAAAGAAGAACTTCTTAGTCGTTCTTATGACCATGCTGATTTATGTCCGGGTCTTTTTGGTTCCTCTTGTACGCAGAGTAATCCGGTTGGGTCGCCGGTAGATGGTTTTTTTAATTGGACCACGGTAGTAACTAATCGACGGGCTTGCAACACCGGTAGCACTCGTTGTATTCCCTATAAAGAAATTATTGCTCAAGTTAATTATCCTGAAGAGGCAATCTCTGGCGCTAACAGTGGCATAACTAAAAGAGTTACCGTAAAGGATATAATTCCTTTTCCTAAGGTGCATCTTAGTGAGGCTAATACTGGGGTAGTTACCTGTGATGCTGCTGCTGGATGTGAAGTCCTTTTTGGCATTGGTAATGAAACAGTAGTTGGATCCGGTGGCGATTCCTTATCAATAGATCTTCCGGCTTACCCAGTAGAAAAAGATCTTTTAGTTATTTACAATATTGCAATTAATATCGAATTAAACGGAGCAGGCATTCAAAATGCCGATAATATAGTAACTAGGTCCAGGATTATAAATAACGATAGCGGTGCTGTAACCTGGAGTTCAATGGTGACAGTTACCCCGATTATGTCTCAGGCAGTAATTAATAGTGTTTCAAGAATTTCTATTCCTGCTGCCGGTGTTAATGATCCCCATACGATTGAGGTACGTTGGTATAAGCAACAAAATAGAGGTCAAATATCTGTTAAGCGATCTAGTTTGACAGTGCTTGCTTTTGAAAGGGATTAA
- a CDS encoding prepilin-type N-terminal cleavage/methylation domain-containing protein codes for MNSKGFTLIEMIVVLLVISFIMITITSIAIFFTRQVNLSRERTNMWSQLEYTVSDMRTRCVSAVTTITPLSPCGSITINGTSGSNFTFNGEADIYSITPDNITDNVNYTYSIQNDGALILQTTGGVTDVLIDGKYNPELIFEHHCEVVGGVTIPDEPHFIRVNLTLENVSFGLNASREDAIRFWFLDVVQ; via the coding sequence ATGAATAGCAAAGGCTTTACTTTAATTGAGATGATTGTAGTTTTACTTGTTATTAGTTTTATAATGATTACCATTACTTCTATAGCAATTTTTTTTACCCGCCAAGTTAATTTAAGTAGGGAAAGAACGAATATGTGGAGTCAGCTAGAATATACCGTTAGTGATATGCGTACTCGTTGCGTTAGCGCTGTCACCACTATTACCCCGCTTAGCCCTTGCGGAAGTATCACTATTAATGGTACTAGTGGTAGTAACTTTACCTTTAACGGTGAGGCAGATATATATAGTATTACTCCTGATAATATTACTGATAATGTAAATTATACCTATAGCATACAGAATGACGGAGCCTTGATTTTACAGACTACTGGAGGCGTTACTGATGTTTTAATTGATGGAAAATATAACCCCGAGCTAATCTTTGAACACCATTGCGAAGTCGTTGGCGGGGTGACTATTCCTGATGAGCCACATTTTATTAGGGTTAACCTTACACTTGAAAACGTTAGCTTCGGTCTTAATGCTTCTCGGGAAGACGCAATACGTTTTTGGTTTTTGGATGTAGTACAATGA
- the lipA gene encoding lipoyl synthase, with the protein MVSGQTSSLSCSKPAWLKKNINLSLNHKLKTRLRNLSLNTVCEESRCPNISECFSKQVATFLILGDVCTRGCSFCLIGKGKPGQLDFNEPQRIAQAAKLLNLNYLVITSPTRDDLLDGGAAIFVETVREILALDPKKRVELLIPDFLGKKDSIEKVVESGAETIAHNLETVPKLYKKVRKGASYRRSLFVLETTKKLNQRIFTKTGLMFGLGEKEKEVKRVLADLNSIGCDFLTLGQYLPPSRNNYPLKSYVHPDTFDYFKNYALKLGFKNVISGPYVRSSYMAHLMSSGL; encoded by the coding sequence ATGGTTTCAGGACAAACTTCAAGCCTATCTTGTTCTAAGCCGGCTTGGCTTAAAAAAAATATAAATTTGAGTTTGAATCATAAGCTAAAGACAAGGCTACGTAATCTTTCTTTAAATACGGTTTGTGAGGAATCTCGTTGTCCTAATATTTCTGAGTGTTTTTCTAAGCAGGTTGCAACTTTTTTAATTTTAGGTGATGTTTGTACTCGAGGTTGTAGTTTTTGCCTTATTGGTAAAGGTAAACCAGGCCAACTTGATTTTAATGAACCGCAGAGGATAGCGCAGGCAGCTAAACTTTTGAATTTAAATTATCTAGTTATTACTTCTCCTACTCGCGATGATCTTCTTGACGGAGGGGCAGCAATTTTTGTAGAAACCGTAAGAGAGATTCTAGCTTTAGATCCTAAAAAAAGAGTTGAGCTCTTGATACCTGATTTTTTGGGGAAAAAAGACTCTATTGAAAAGGTAGTCGAATCAGGAGCAGAAACTATAGCTCACAATCTAGAAACTGTTCCTAAGTTATATAAGAAGGTAAGGAAAGGTGCCAGTTATCGGCGTTCCTTATTTGTTCTGGAGACTACAAAGAAGTTGAACCAGCGAATTTTTACTAAGACGGGTTTAATGTTCGGCTTGGGCGAAAAGGAAAAGGAGGTTAAGAGGGTCTTGGCTGATTTAAATTCTATAGGTTGTGATTTTTTAACTCTCGGTCAATATTTACCTCCTTCGCGAAATAATTACCCTTTAAAAAGTTATGTTCATCCTGATACTTTTGATTATTTTAAAAATTATGCTTTAAAATTAGGTTTTAAGAATGTTATTAGTGGTCCCTACGTTCGTTCTTCATATATGGCTCATTTAATGAGTTCCGGCCTTTAA
- a CDS encoding helix-turn-helix domain-containing protein: MIKRKAVPRLMSVDELADYLGLQKQTIYNWLHLKKITGIKIGKVWRFDRKYIDQWLKKCSE; encoded by the coding sequence ATGATAAAGAGAAAGGCAGTTCCTCGGTTGATGAGTGTTGATGAGTTGGCAGATTATTTAGGTCTGCAGAAGCAGACTATTTATAATTGGCTACACTTAAAGAAGATTACCGGAATAAAAATCGGTAAAGTTTGGCGTTTTGATCGTAAGTATATTGATCAGTGGCTGAAAAAGTGTAGTGAGTGA
- the tadA gene encoding Flp pilus assembly complex ATPase component TadA, which translates to MARYKKLGDILISESIIAEKQLKEAILLQEKEGGKLGEVMIRLGYVNEEQIVIALSKQLSIPYVSLASGRLKPNSEQNLEELIPQDFAVKNIVLPLSRSLNSLTIVMFDPLDLILLDNLKKITSCEINVVVSTRTDILKALESFYGRDKIFRDAIQIAGSEEKAAIKELASEETDLSLDKLIAQAEEAPVVKLVDLLIRQAIEENASDIHLEPHYDKLSLRYRIDGVLFDMPSPAAGLYLPIISRVKILSKMDIAEKRLPQDGGFMVKVSKRLIDLRVSTLPTIYGEKVVLRILDKSRVPLDLAKLGFLPQELELIRKGINTSYGLVFLTGPTGSGKSTTLYAALNEIKASTRNILTVEDPVEYRIEGINQVQVKPEIGLTFANALRCFLRQDPDIILVGEVRDLETAEMTIRAALTGHLVFSTLHTNDAASTVTRLVDIGIPSYLVTASTRLIVAQRLVRKLCPSCKEPYEVRKESIPDGVTISSPVIYKAKGCEKCNFIGYKSRSVITEIILVTEEVRLAIHRGAEPGEIMKIAKKTGSLSLLESGLKRVEEGITSLEEILSVAVVY; encoded by the coding sequence ATGGCACGTTATAAAAAATTAGGCGACATTTTAATTTCTGAAAGTATCATTGCCGAGAAGCAGCTTAAGGAAGCCATCTTACTACAGGAAAAAGAAGGTGGTAAGCTTGGCGAGGTGATGATACGCTTAGGCTATGTAAATGAAGAGCAGATCGTCATAGCTTTAAGTAAGCAGCTTTCAATTCCTTATGTTTCTTTGGCTTCAGGAAGATTAAAACCAAATTCAGAACAAAACTTAGAAGAACTTATTCCTCAAGATTTTGCCGTAAAAAATATTGTCTTGCCGCTTTCACGTAGCCTTAACTCGTTAACTATAGTAATGTTTGATCCTTTAGATTTGATTCTTTTGGATAATTTAAAAAAAATAACCAGTTGTGAAATAAACGTAGTAGTCTCAACTCGTACTGATATTTTGAAAGCCCTTGAGTCTTTTTATGGTCGGGATAAAATATTTCGTGATGCTATTCAAATAGCTGGTTCTGAAGAAAAAGCCGCGATCAAAGAACTTGCTTCTGAGGAAACTGATCTAAGCTTAGATAAACTTATTGCTCAGGCTGAGGAAGCTCCGGTTGTTAAGTTGGTAGATCTTTTGATTCGCCAGGCAATTGAGGAGAATGCTTCTGATATTCATCTTGAGCCACATTATGATAAGCTAAGCCTACGTTACCGTATCGACGGAGTGTTGTTTGATATGCCTTCGCCAGCAGCTGGACTGTACTTACCGATAATTTCTCGGGTCAAGATCCTTTCTAAAATGGACATAGCCGAAAAACGCCTCCCTCAAGATGGGGGCTTTATGGTAAAAGTGTCAAAACGTCTTATTGATTTGCGAGTTTCAACTCTTCCGACTATTTATGGCGAAAAGGTAGTATTGAGAATTCTTGATAAGTCTCGGGTACCATTAGACTTAGCAAAGTTAGGGTTTTTACCCCAGGAACTTGAGTTGATCCGAAAAGGAATTAATACTTCTTATGGCCTAGTTTTTCTTACCGGACCCACTGGAAGTGGAAAATCAACCACTCTCTATGCAGCTTTAAACGAAATTAAAGCTTCAACTAGAAATATTCTTACTGTAGAAGACCCGGTGGAATATCGTATTGAAGGAATAAACCAGGTTCAAGTGAAGCCAGAGATTGGCCTTACTTTTGCCAATGCGCTTCGTTGTTTCTTAAGACAGGATCCGGATATAATTTTAGTCGGAGAGGTAAGAGATTTAGAAACTGCTGAGATGACGATCCGAGCGGCCTTAACTGGCCATTTGGTCTTTTCAACGCTTCACACTAATGACGCTGCTTCTACAGTTACTCGGCTTGTCGACATTGGCATACCTAGTTACTTGGTAACTGCCTCTACCAGACTAATTGTTGCCCAGCGCCTAGTACGCAAGCTTTGTCCTTCTTGCAAGGAGCCCTATGAGGTGAGAAAAGAAAGTATCCCTGATGGAGTAACTATCAGTTCTCCGGTCATTTATAAAGCTAAAGGGTGTGAAAAGTGTAATTTTATTGGTTATAAGTCTAGATCAGTTATTACTGAAATTATTTTAGTTACTGAAGAGGTACGCTTGGCAATACATCGAGGAGCTGAACCAGGAGAGATTATGAAGATTGCCAAGAAGACTGGTTCACTGAGTCTTTTGGAGAGTGGTTTAAAGAGAGTGGAGGAAGGGATAACTTCTCTAGAGGAAATTTTATCGGTAGCGGTAGTTTACTAA